The DNA window CGGTGCGCCAATCCTTCGCAAGCTCCACGGCGGCCCGGCGAAGGTTCCCCCGGAACTCCGACAGCTTCGACTCGAACTTCTCGAACAGGGTGAACGCGTCCGCGGTGCTCCCGGCGAATCCCGCGACCACGTGCCCGTCATGGAGCCGCCGGATCTTCTTCGCGGTCTGCTTGAGGATGACGTTTCCCATCGTCACCTGGCCGTCCCCGGCGACGGCAACCCGTCCACCGCGGGCGACCGCGACGATCGTCGTTCCCCGGAACTCCGTCATTTCCCCC is part of the bacterium genome and encodes:
- the hslV gene encoding ATP-dependent protease subunit HslV, with protein sequence MTEFRGTTIVAVARGGRVAVAGDGQVTMGNVILKQTAKKIRRLHDGHVVAGFAGSTADAFTLFEKFESKLSEFRGNLRRAAVELAKDWRTDRVLRRLEALMVVTDGKDLMLLSGTGDVVEPDDGVLGIGSGGSFALSAARALLLHSDLPAGEIAREAVRIASEICVFTNGNVVSEEIEAS